The segment GTCGATCAAAGCTCTCACCGACGACCGTCCCCGGGGGGGACGCCGCGGCGGACGGAGCCGGGGTGGTGCCCAGGACTTTGAAGACATGATGAAAAAGTGGATGAAGAGCAGTGAAGAGCGCCTGAGCGCGTTGGCGGCCAAGCAGAAAAAAGGCCGTTGAGACCATAGATCCGTCACCCGAGGTTGACACATCTTCCGGCAAATCTATTCGGAAGGTGTTTTTTGTGTCCATCTCCAAAAGGACAAAGGCACGCCCTCGGCGTGCCTTTGCACATTATGGAAGTTTATCCAGGACTCTGTATGCTTTGTATCCGTCTTCCCCGTACAAACGGATTTTCACCAGTCCTTCACTGGGGACATCGGGAACATCCACCTCAAACTCAGTGGTCCCATATTCGTTGCCGTTACCTTGGGTGCTCACAGTGACCCGTGTGATCACCTGTCTTTCTCCTTTGCTGTCATAGACGATCACATCATAGTAAAATTGGGGATGGAGATCGGTTTCCAATGTCACATGGTAGTTGCCTTCCGACCCGCTGATGGAGATATTTCGGAAATGAGGATGACCCTTCTCCCAATCCACTCTCCGCCAGTCATAACCGCTCTCTTCTTCCCGGGAATCCCCCTTGTCAGTTTTTGGGGAGGAAGGGCGTTGGGAGGTGTCAGGCCGGGTGTCTTCCCCGTCTTCGTCATCCCTCGGGGAATCGACCGCCTTTAAATCCTCCTTTGCTTGATGATCCCCATCCTGCTCCGGTGGATCCGTCTGTTCTTCAGCGTCGGCTTGGCCGCCGGATGTGTCAAACAGCCCGGAAGAGATGATTCCATATGATAAGGAAAATAAGAGTGCGATTGCCACGGCCAGGCCGACCCATTTCTTCTTTTTCCCCTTTTTGCGGGTGTGGCGGGTCTTGGACATCCGGGTGTTTCGGGTCCCCTGGTTCTGCAGCCTTTCGGAACCGGTTATGGACCGGGGCTCTTCCCCTTGGATCCAGGCTTGCGGATCCACCTGCGGCGGGGCATCAACTCCCGTCGGGGCAAGTTGCCGGAGGGCATCGGACATCTCCTGGGCCGATTGGAAGCGGTGTTCCGGGTCTTTCTCCATGGCCCTGAAGATCACTGCACAGAGGGACTCCGGCAGATCGGGTACGATTGAACGGGGGTCGGGCACCGGCTCTTGCAAATGTTTCAGGGCGATGGCGACGGCCTCCTCCCCTTCAAAGGGAAGCCGGCCGGTGACCATCTCATATAACATCACCCCGAGGGAGTACAGATCTGACCGGACACTCACCTGGTTGCCCCGGGCCTGCTCCGGTGAGAAGTAGTGAACCGATCCCATCACAAATCCGGTCTTGGTGATCGTGGATGAACCGGTGGTGCGGGAGATGCCGAAATCGGCCAATTTATACTGACCATCCAGGGTGTACATCACGTTGTGGGGCTTCAGGTCCCGGTGAACAATGCCCTTTCCGTGGGCATGGGCCAGTCCGTCGCACACCTGGGCGGCGATCCGGGCCGCTTCCTCTGCCGGGATCCTTCCTCTTTTCTCAATCAGATCCATCAGGGAAGCGCCTTCGATGTATTCCATGACAATATAGTGGGTATGACCTTCCCTGCCCACATCGAACACATGGACCACATTGGGATGGGATAAACTTCCGGCTGCCCGGGCTTCCCGGTCAAAACGGCGAATAAAATCCTCGTCGTGGCTGAGGGAGTCATTCATCACTTTTATGGCAACATGACGGCCCAGAGCCGAGTCCACCGCCTTGTAGACGACAGCCATTCCGCCGCCGCCCACACGCTCAAGGATCTGATACCGGCCGCCCAACCACTTTCCTTCCACCTGCATCACCTTTCTTTGGATAAAGCGGCCATGGCCGGCCGTGGGGCGGCCACTGGCTCGATACCAATTCTATCATGATCCGCCGGGTTGAAAAATAATATTTGCCAAGAAAGTTCAAGTCTGAACAGAGAGGATTTCGGCAGGCTTTCCTGATTTGGCAACGGCTGTGAGCAGGGGGGCTTGCTGCCGGTTCAAGGTTTGACAACATACCGTCCGGAACCTGCGGGCGTCCAACCTTTTCAGAAGATTCATCACCTGCTCCGCTTCCTCTTTGCCTCCGGGATGGCCGGTGTAGAGCATCACCGTCAAAATTCCACCGGGGGCCAGCCACTCCAAGGATTGTTCCAAAGCCGGCAGGGTGGTGCCGGCATGGGTGATGACCGTCGGATTTCCCCGGGGAAGATAGCCGAGGTTAAACATGACAGCCCGGACCTTGCCTCTCCAGTCGGGAGGCAGGGTTTCCGCCATCTGCTCA is part of the Kroppenstedtia eburnea genome and harbors:
- a CDS encoding protein kinase domain-containing protein; translated protein: MEGKWLGGRYQILERVGGGGMAVVYKAVDSALGRHVAIKVMNDSLSHDEDFIRRFDREARAAGSLSHPNVVHVFDVGREGHTHYIVMEYIEGASLMDLIEKRGRIPAEEAARIAAQVCDGLAHAHGKGIVHRDLKPHNVMYTLDGQYKLADFGISRTTGSSTITKTGFVMGSVHYFSPEQARGNQVSVRSDLYSLGVMLYEMVTGRLPFEGEEAVAIALKHLQEPVPDPRSIVPDLPESLCAVIFRAMEKDPEHRFQSAQEMSDALRQLAPTGVDAPPQVDPQAWIQGEEPRSITGSERLQNQGTRNTRMSKTRHTRKKGKKKKWVGLAVAIALLFSLSYGIISSGLFDTSGGQADAEEQTDPPEQDGDHQAKEDLKAVDSPRDDEDGEDTRPDTSQRPSSPKTDKGDSREEESGYDWRRVDWEKGHPHFRNISISGSEGNYHVTLETDLHPQFYYDVIVYDSKGERQVITRVTVSTQGNGNEYGTTEFEVDVPDVPSEGLVKIRLYGEDGYKAYRVLDKLP
- a CDS encoding tRNA (mnm(5)s(2)U34)-methyltransferase; the encoded protein is MSLPSTLTQAHQWVKGVLNPGSFAVDATVGNGNDTLFLARAVGVSGQVHGFDIQQEALDRTGERLREAGLAGRVTLHRAGHEQMAETLPPDWRGKVRAVMFNLGYLPRGNPTVITHAGTTLPALEQSLEWLAPGGILTVMLYTGHPGGKEEAEQVMNLLKRLDARRFRTVCCQTLNRQQAPLLTAVAKSGKPAEILSVQT